In Rattus rattus isolate New Zealand chromosome 3, Rrattus_CSIRO_v1, whole genome shotgun sequence, one genomic interval encodes:
- the Riiad1 gene encoding RIIa domain-containing protein 1 → MEETGRKGLVGPDPGTLSPEQLEQLRDFKIQTRIANEKYLRTHKEVSLLISSFFREMFLRRPENILEFAAYYFTDPRLPNKIHMQLIKEKKGA, encoded by the exons ATGGAGGAGACCGGACGCAAAGGGCTAGTGGGGCCGGATCCGGGAACGCTGAGCCCCGAGCAACTGGAGCAGTTGCGAGATTTCAAG ATCCAGACTCGGAttgcaaatgaaaaatacttGAGAACCCACAAAGAGGTGTCCCTTCTCATTAGCAGCTTCTTCAG agaGATGTTTCTGAGAAGACCAGAGAACATTCTTGAATTTGCTGCAT ACTATTTCACAGATCCAAGACTTCCCAACAAAATTCACATGCAGCTAATTAAAGAGAAGAAGGGAGCCTAA
- the Mrpl9 gene encoding 39S ribosomal protein L9, mitochondrial, whose amino-acid sequence MAASMAPRCSALLWAGAAWLRQRGIGELLQPRIERSTPGRDFSLSHYQSTVIVERWWKVPLAGEGRKPRLHRRHRVYKLVEDTKHRPKDHLELILTQSVDEIGVRGDLVSVKKSVGRNKLLPQGLAVYASPENRKLFEEEKSLRQEGKLEKIQTKAGEATVKFLRSCRLEVGMKNNVKWELNPEIVARHFFKNLGVVVAPHALRLPEDPITRWGEYWCDVTVNGLDTVRVPMSVVLFRKPKTKRYKHWLAQQAAKITSPEAV is encoded by the exons ATGGCGGCCTCTATGGCTCCGCGATGTAGTGCTCTGTTGTGGGCAGGCGCTGCTTGGCTGCGTCAAAGAGGCATCGGGGAATTACTCCAGCCACGAATTGAAAGAAGCACCCCGGGCCGTGACTTCAGTCTCTCTCATTATCAG AGCACGGTCATCGTGGAGCGCTGGTGGAAGGTGCCACTCGCCGGGGAGGGCCGTAAGCCGCGCCTGCACCGGCGTCACCGCGTGTATAAGTTGGTGGAGGACACGAAACACCGGCCCAAAGACCACCTTGAGCTCATCCTCACGCAGTCTGTGGACG AAATTGGAGTGCGGGGTGATCTGGTCTCAGTGAAGAAATCTGTGGGTCGTAACAAGCTCCTTCCTCAGGGACTGGCTGTGTATGCATCCCCTGAAAATAGGAAGCTGTTTGAAGAGGAGAAATCG CtgagacaagaaggaaaactGGAGAAGATACAGACAAAAGCAGGAGAGGCG ACAGTGAAGTTTCTGAGAAGCTGTCGCCTAGAAGTGGGCATGAAGAACAATGTCaaatgggaactgaaccctgaaATAGTCGCCCGCCATTTCTTCAAGAAT CTTGGTGTTGTGGTTGCCCCACATGCTCTGAGGCTGCCAGAGGACCCTATCACTCGGTGGGGCGAGTACTGGTGTGATGTGACG GTAAATGGACTCGACACTGTGAGAGTTCCCATGTCTGTAGTGCTCTTTCGGAAGCCCAAGACCAAAAGATACAAGCACTGGTTAGCCCAGCAAGCTGCCAAGATCACCAGCCCCGAGGCAGTCTGA